TTAATAGGGGTGTATATTGTATTTCATATTAAAAATTAAGGGTTGAAAATTATATCttacaaaataaatatataattttggTTTTCAATAAAAGGTGAGGGctgtaaaataaaataattaagtcTTTCTTTAATTATGCAATGCTAAACGTAAGTCTTTAATTATAACATTCAACTACCAAAGAAGATAAAACATGAAGAActtaaaaatttatatattattttatataaaataataggTATTTGTTTAAAAAATTAAGTCTTTCTTTAATTATACAATGTTAAACTTAAGTGACTGTATATAAACTTGCATGCATACTGCATTATTCTGATAATTTTCTTCTTCATTTTGTTTGAACCTGACGTACTAAGTGCAAGCTCCAAGAAAACCTAGAGGGCGGTCAAAAATGAGCAAGGTTCATGCAAGGGGTTCCGACGACAAAGTAGTCATTACTTTGAATAAAAATGGTCAGCCAATTTCTAATGATCAAAAAGTCATTACAGAATTAAGTAATTTTCTTGGAacagtggctaaggataatgtgTCTCTTACTTACGTCAACTGGCATGTTGTTCCTGCCCAATTAAAGAAGCAAATGTGGGAGTACACTTTGGTAAAATTCATCACCCTAAAGCATAAGTCAGGTGAATTCCCATATTTATGTTTTCAGTAGTtcaatttatttatataattgtaTGTTTCATGAAATGTAGGCTAAGTATGTTATTCCGGATGAGGGGTACAAGTGGGTCATGCATACGATAAATGAGTCTTGGAAGCAGTTCAAGTGCCGTGTGAAAACAAAGTATTATAAAAAGTACGAAACTGATGAGGAAAGACTTGAGAGAAGACCTGAAACAGTTCTGCTTGAGGATTTTAAAATGCTTTTGAGGTATTGGGGTGATGAGGCGGTTCAGGTACTGATACTAATTAATTAAATGCCACTTTATAAGTAAACAAAACTTATAGAATTGAATTGCTTTCTTTTTTACCTTGTTTCCTATTTTGGCAGTCCCTAGCCGACGATAATGTGGTGCATCGAAATACAATAACTGAGACACATACCATGGGTCCTAGAACTCATGCACAAGCTAAAGAAAAACTAGTATGTATTTTACGAATATGTATTAATTAGATTGGTGAATTATTAAGGTTGCAAAATAAatttgtttaaatttttttacaaaatttttaagtttattttattcTATCGTCCATTGTTCTGTTTTTCATAATTCTAATATGTGACAGAAAAAACTGGACCCAAATATTGTCGAGCCAGTTGATACTAAAATTTATCTGGAAACCTATAAGCGGAAACCGGGCCGAAAGTACAAAACAGATGTGGAGGAACAGAAAATCAAATATGTAAGGAatttttattagataaatatcGAAGCAACCTGAATATATGTATAATTTTAAAAACTTGATGTTGTCGTTTCTTCTAGATGAAGATAAAGGCACTGGTAGATTCAGGAAATATTGCCGAGGCAAATGCAATGGTCTCTGGTGGAAAGAAGCATGGGAGGACCTGGCTTGTGGGAAGGCAAGGTCAAAAGTCTGTAGAAACTTCCACCCTTGCTGGAAAAGACAATTATGTGCAGGAGATGACCTTAAAAATCAGGCAGGAACTTGAGGCTGATTTGGAAGCCAAGGTCAACTTAAAAGTGAAGGAGAACATGTCATGGTTAATTCAAAAGCTTGGGGAAGCTAATCCAGGTCTTAAACTTGATGTTGGAGACTTTTGCGCAAACTTATCAAGTGAACAAGATGACAACGGTACTCCAATGACTACAGGAGGCACCGATGTTTAACTGCTTAGCATTATCATTATGAAACTGTCCTTAATATCTAAACTTCTTTATTTTGCACTTTCGAATGTTAGATTTACCGTAAGTGCTGGGAATTGGCACTTTAGTATTTGTAGTGCTGCTTACGATGGTTGAATGTTGGATGTTGTTCGCTGTTGAACTTTGTTTGCTGGTCTGGTTATTTTAAATGGGTTGTAGGAGAATTTGGTTTGGATAACTGATTTTCAAGGGTTATATATCTGTACCAGACAATTA
This genomic interval from Apium graveolens cultivar Ventura chromosome 8, ASM990537v1, whole genome shotgun sequence contains the following:
- the LOC141679969 gene encoding uncharacterized protein LOC141679969, with the translated sequence MSKVHARGSDDKVVITLNKNGQPISNDQKVITELSNFLGTVAKDNVSLTYVNWHVVPAQLKKQMWEYTLAKYVIPDEGYKWVMHTINESWKQFKCRVKTKYYKKYETDEERLERRPETVLLEDFKMLLRYWGDEAVQSLADDNVVHRNTITETHTMGPRTHAQAKEKLKKLDPNIVEPVDTKIYLETYKRKPGRKYKTDVEEQKIKYMKIKALVDSGNIAEANAMVSGGKKHGRTWLVGRQGQKSVETSTLAGKDNYVQEMTLKIRQELEADLEAKVNLKVKENMSWLIQKLGEANPGLKLDVGDFCANLSSEQDDNGTPMTTGGTDV